tctcttctctacaccttcatctcctccctgcctgtcttttccctcctgctcccttttctctcctctatttctcatttccttccccctcccctccagccatcgGATAGTCCTATGGCTAGAGGCTCCCTCAGCCTTTCCATTGCTTAGGGCCTCACAAGCTCATGACTCCTTAGAGCATTATCTGTGTCGCAGCTGGGGCCTGCTCCCCTAGTCCTTGACCCAGTTCCCCACTGTTAAGGAGTGGGGTGGAAAGGGTGTCCCCGGTGGAGACAGAGAGGCAGAAGTCTGAGGTTGGCGAACACTCATGGACTCTCTTTCATCAGGTGAACAGACCACTGCCTATTCGGACAGAAGTTTCAAAGCCTAGAAAACCCAAGGcatcacagaaagaaaagaaaccagtgTCGAGCCTGGGAGGCACAGGACCGGCTGATGCTGTGGCTGGTGGCTtcatggtggtggctgggggcagcGATGGTGGGAATTGTGGGGAAGTGGCCTCGGGCTGGAGATTGGGCCCACCTGATACTGCCCATCTCTACCAAGGCCCGGGCCCCAAGGTGCTGTCTGGGCCTGTCAGCCACCTCATGCCTTCCCCCGGGCCCCTGTTGGGTTCACCCAGAGGCGCCTTCCCCACAGGCCCCgtgcctcccaccaccaccagcactgtGGAGGCGCCACTCAGCCCATGAGGACACAGAGCATGACTCAGAGCAGGGGTAGGGTCCCTCTCCGCGTGGAGCCAGAAGTTTCTACAACCCAACCTCTGGACCCCCCAACAGCTCTTGGTCTGGACCATCGacgatttgtaaaataaatcatcaGAGTTCTGAAGTTGGAGGTGTGAGTCTGAGTGGGACTGAATAAAGAGCCGTGGTAGGTGGGGTGTGCAACAGTGCCTGTGGTTCTCTGGTGATGGCGTGAGGCCGTGTGAGACAGCACGTGTCACCCTTCATGATAGTGGGTTATGATGTGCAAGTATAAGAGTGTACTAGTATGTGAGACCACGTGTGACAGCAACCAGGGTGTATGATATGGCCTGTACATGCACACGTCATGGGCAGAGACTGTGTAGTGGCTGACTGCTCTGTGAGGTGGTGACCATGGGGGTGAGGTTCTGAGAGATGGTGTGCATGACACCAGACAACTGTGAGAAACGGGGCACCAGTGACTGTCTGAGAGGACATGGGGGTATGTGTGCAACGGGGTGTGCTGAGGCAACGTGTGAGGCTGTGCTCATGTGATTGTGCACCATGCAGGGTGGTTCTGAGACGGTGTGACAgcatgtgtgccaggcacagcatttgctcaataaacatttctgggaTGCTCACCAAGGGCTGTGTAGGACGGAATGTGGCGACCTAGCAGTGTGACCTGAGGTACTGCGTGCCAGGAGGTCTTTGTGGGTCTGCATACTTGTGTGCAAGCATGTGTATGTGAGCGTATCGCAtatcctgtgccctgtcacagtgtctCTGAGTGGCTGACAGCGTGAGCAGCTCTGTACACTTGTTTGTGGAGGTATCAATATACACAATTTCAGTCTGTCAGTTAGGGACCCACCTCCAGGGGACAGAAGACATGATCAGGACAGGAACGGGAGGCCAAGTTTGGGGCTGGAAAGACAGCCAGCAAGAAGGGCAGAGGCCGGTCTGGGACCGTGGGGTTGTCCATgggccctcctgtcactcatctctgatctctctcagcccagctcggcctgcagccctgtgggaaatggtagagaaggaggggggagattaGGAGGACAAAATAATCTCTAGGGGGGGATATTTAGACCCCACAGGTGGTGAGCTCCCCACAGTGCCAATTCCCTCCCCAATGCACCCACTCACCTGGGATGTGTTCTTCCATGGAACAAACCCTCACACTGGAGCATGCACGGAGTCAGGTGACATCCTAACCCAGACAGGTTAAGCGTCTCTCCCAAGGCCGCACAGCTGGTGGCACAGGGCTGAGCTAGGCTCCGTGACTTAGTCCCACACGGCCCAGAGGCTCCTAACCACAAGCAGCACCGTTTGCTGAGTGCTCACTGTGGTCAACAACAGTGGAAGGCTCAGGTGCTTTCCTTCATGAACACCTGAAAAAATACtctagtccggctggtgtggctcagtggttgagcatcaacagaaCAGCACCCCTTCAGCTCGTCCGCACACTGGCCCACTGAGGAACCACAGTAGTCCCTGCTCATGACAGGGATTGTCCAGAACTTCCCTGGCCGCTCCACAGAACCCCAGCCTCCTCATCCTGTGGGAGCCCCTGTCCTCGTCTTGAACAGAAACCTCTTGCAGAACCTGTGCTGGACAGGCCCCTGGACCCGCCGTGTTCAGGAGCCCCGGATCCCCAACTCCTATCAAAACGGCAGCCCTAGCCTGGTTCAGGAGCCTCTCTGATACTGGAGCTCTAAGGGAACCCTTTCTCTAATCAACAGGAAACCCATCCTGACCCTGAGCAGGATCACCGGTCCTCACCTTCTACAGGAGGCACCCTGTCCTGCCACCACAGCACAGGAACCTCCGCCTTCCCTGGTGGCAGGACagagcctgccccacccacccttaTAGAAATGCCTGGCCTGACCCTCTTCATGGGACTCCATCTCTATAGGAATCCTGCCTGGACCTTGGACGGGACAGCTCTGTCCTCACACTGCACTGCAGCCCTCCCGTCCAGGTAGCATTTTAGAACCACTTTGCTCATCTTAAAATCTAGTTCTGAAACCACCTCCCTGACTCTGTCTGCAgaaattctctcttaccattgatgtttctatccctctcccttcctctctgaaatctttaaaaatatattttaaacaaagaaatcccCATCTGTAAACTCCTTGGGAACCCCGATTGAGTTCAGGAGCCTTGCTTGCATTGTTGACAATGACCCCTGACGTCACTCTGCACAacaatccctacctcacaccctAGCCCACAGAGTCCACCGGAACCTGTGATCCAACTCTCAATGTGAACTTCAATCTTGAACTTACATGGAAAACCTTTCCTGAATCTGTGGGaggcacctgccctgacccccTGCTTTAAGTCCAGACCTCATCCTATATAGGCACcgacagccccacctggcacaggACCTCCTGCCCTGACACTGTGCTGGCTCCATGGCTCTGACCCTCTACAGGAAGCCTTGCCTATAACAGTGCTGGATTCTGCAGAAACCTATCCCTGACTTCCAACAGAAATCCGTAACTTGACCCGTTTCGGGAATCTCTGACCTGATCGTTCATAGGAACCTCTAAACTTGCCCTCTGGAAACACCCTCCTGACCCTGTATAGGAAGCCCTGATGTgactctctctggcagccttggtCTGGAAGCCTTGCCCTCCCCTTGTACAGGAGCCACTGTCTTGACTGTGGCTAGTGGCCACCACATGAAACAGCGTAGCTCTGGGGAGTCTACAGAATCCTGTAGCAGGCACTGCTATAGGCTTTTCAACCctgttcccctttcttcctgactcactcacattcccagcctcccttgcaatgACAGGTGGACATGTgacagttctgatcaatggcgtgAGCACAGTGACATGCGCaacttccaggcctggcccataGGAACCTCTCATGGGCCCTCTTATGAGCACAGGCTGGTgttctcactggttagagcatgggcttgtgcactgatgggtctcaggtttgattcccagacaagggcatgcacctgggtttaggtttgatccccagccccagttggagcATATGCAGGCAGCTGCTGCACTCGCTTTTCTGGCAGGGTTCCATGTTGCTGGGGTATCCATGGAGACCCTTAGCTAGGGTAGAACCCCACAAAGAGGCCATCTTAGAAATGGCCAGAAGCCTTCCCGAGGCTGTGTGGATCAGGTTCCCTGTGTATGTGCAGACCTGGGAACGTACATCCCCAGACAGCATCATTGGGAATGAATACGGTAAGTAGGTGGGGGTGAGCCTAGTTGAGTGGCCCATGGGGCTCCACAAAGTTCTGCTAAAAGCCCATTGGGAAAAGGCTGCTGGTGACTGCAGCTGCCAGAGTGAGCAGTGggactcagacccaggagtc
The sequence above is a segment of the Myotis daubentonii chromosome X, mMyoDau2.1, whole genome shotgun sequence genome. Coding sequences within it:
- the LOC132224709 gene encoding erythroid transcription factor-like, with the protein product MWIRFPAYVQTWELTSPDCIIGNEYEAREYKYCRAKATLQRSLCKANIQTMTRENKPQRRLKVSKWAGAECTNCQTTITAVWRLNAGRNPVCNACGLYYKRHHVNRPLPIRTEVSKPRKPKASQKEKKPVSSLGGTGPADAVAGGFMVVAGGSDGGNCGEVASGWRLGPPDTAHLYQGPGPKVLSGPVSHLMPSPGPLLGSPRGAFPTGPVPPTTTSTVEAPLSP